The genomic segment ccctaaaccctaaaccctaaaccctaaaccctaaaccctaaaccctaaaccctaaaccctaaaccctaaaccctaaaccctaaaccctaaaccctaaaccctaaaccctaaaccctaaaccctaaaccctaaaccctaaaccctaaaccctaaaccctaaaccctaaaccctaaaccctaaaccctaaaccctaaaccctaaaccctaaaccctaaaccctaaaccctaaaccctaaaccctaaaccctaaaccctaaaccctaaacccaaTAAGACtctaaaccctaaacccgaACCCTAGGATGTACCCTCAACCAGAACCCTCAATCAGAACCCTCAAGCGAAACCCCGCATGAGGATGCGTGTTCGCAGAAATGCTGGCTGttgtgccgtcgccgcgagcgaggagagaCGACCGTGGAGGCTTTGTTCATATCGTGTTACTTACAATCTACTATCGCGCGACACGCCTACGCTGGAAAGTGCTGCGATcactcgtccaccgtcacACCACGATCCAGATCCACGCGGCAGCCCGCCGCTCTGAGCTCGCGTATCGCAGCCGGCacactcgtcagctgattgccgcaGAGGTACAACCACtgcagcgacgtgagctgcccgatctccgccggcaggctcgtcagCTCATTGTAGCCGAGCCACAACCTCtgcagcgacgtgagctgaTTGATATCAGCCGGCACCCCTCCGCTCAGGCCAAACCCATCCAACACGAGCTCCACGACCCTGCCGTTTTCCCACTTTACACCTCGCCAATCCTCCGGTCGCGCAGCCTCCGGCCACCTCTCCTGCAGTTCAGGGCACATCGCCCGCCATGTCCGGAGCACTCCGGCGTCATCTCTTTCCACCATGTGCGTCCCGTCATCCTTCGACGGCTCCAGGAGCTCGCGACTGTCCCACCCGTCGGGCGTCACGTCCGAGTGCTTGTCCAGCCAATCCCGAACAATCTGTCTCACCGCCCAGTTCGTCATCACCTTCGTGCTGCTCAGGGCGAGACGCGTGAGCGGGTCCTTGGCCCCGTTGCGACCAAAGTGCGACAAGATAGCGCTCCTCTCGTACGTGTGCCCCGATTCAACCACCATCACCGGGTCGCGGAACATGACTCGCGTGATGGGGCACAAGAGTACGTCGGGCTCCACGTCCAGATCTGC from the Micromonas commoda chromosome 15, complete sequence genome contains:
- a CDS encoding predicted protein, coding for MVVESGHTYERSAILSHFGRNGAKDPLTRLALSSTKVMTNWAVRQIVRDWLDKHSDVTPDGWDSRELLEPSKDDGTHMVERDDAGVLRTWRAMCPELQERWPEAARPEDWRGVKWENGRVVELVLDGFGLSGGVPADINQLTSLQRLWLGYNELTSLPAEIGQLTSLQWLYLCGNQLTSVPAAIRELRAAGCRVDLDRGVTVDE